A stretch of the Salmo salar chromosome ssa20, Ssal_v3.1, whole genome shotgun sequence genome encodes the following:
- the LOC106580085 gene encoding guanine nucleotide-binding protein subunit alpha-14, translating to MMAGCCMSAEEKENQRINQEIDRQLRRDKKDSRRELKLLLLGTGESGKSTFIKQMRIIHGAGYSDEDKRGFTKLVYQNIFTAMQSMIRAMETLNIPFSDAQNKGYASMLSEVEVDMVNDLERGHVDAIRSLWMDSGVQECYDRRREYQLSDSAKYYLSDMDRIAEPSYLPTQQDILRVRVPTTGIIEYPFDMENVIFRMVDVGGQRSERRKWIHCFENVTSIIFLVALSEYDQVLAECDNENRMEESKALFKTIITYPWFQRSSVILFLNKTDILEEKITHSHLVNYFPEYTGPQNDPKAAREFILKMYQEQNPDREKTVYSHFTCATDTENIRFVFAAVKDTILRHNLKEFNLV from the exons ATGATGGCTGGATGTTGTATGTCGGCCGAGGAGAAGGAGAATCAGAGAATCAATCAGGAGATTGACAGGCAGCTGCGGCGGGACAAGAAAGACTCGCGTAGGGAACTCAAACTGCTGCTATTAG GTACTGGAGAGAGTGGGAAGAGCACCTTCATTAAACAGATGAGAATTATCCATGGCGCCGGCTACTCAGACGAGGACAAGCGCGGCTTCACCAAGCTGGTGTACCAGAACATCTTCACTGCCATGCAGTCCATGATCCGCGCCATGGAGACCCTCAACATCCCCTTCTCTGATGCCCAGAATAAG ggCTATGCCAGCATGTTGAGTGAGGTGGAGGTGGACATGGTGAATGATCTGGAGAGAGGCCACGTGGACGCCATCAGGAGCCTGTGGATGGACAGTGGAGTGCAGGAGTGCTACGACCGTCGCAGGGAGTACCAGCTATCTGACTCCGCCAAATA TTATCTGAGTGACATGGACAGGATCGCAGAGCCCTCCTACCTGCCCACCCAGCAGGACATCCTGAGGGTTCGAGTACCTACAACGGGCATCATCGAGTACCCCTTCGACATGGAAAACGTCATCTTCAG GATGGTGGACGtggggggtcagaggtcagagaggAGGAAGTGGATCCACTGCTTTGAGAACGTCACATCCATCATCTTCTTGGTGGCGCTTAGTGAGTACGACCAGGTGCTGGCTGAGTGTGACAACGAG AACCGTATGGAAGAGAGCAAAGCCCTCTTCAAGACCATCATCACATACCCCTGGTTCCAGCGCTCTTCTGTAATCCTTTTCCTCAACAAAACTGACATCCTAGAGGAGAAGATCACACACTCCCACCTTGTCAACTACTTCCCAGAATACACCG GGCCACAGAATGACCCTAAAGCAGCCAGGGAGTTCATCCTGAAGATGTACCAGGAGCAGAACCCAGACAGAGAAAAGACTGTCTACTCCCACTTCACCTGCGCCACCGACACAGAGAACATCCGCTTTGTCTTTGCTGCTGTCAAAGACACCATCCTCAGACACAACCTCAAGGAGTTCAACCTGGTTTAG